CAACAAACCGCTGTATGATGGGCACCGCACCATACGTATGTTTGAGATTGACCTGAAAACCATGAAGACGGTCGGGCCGCAGCACCTGCTGGTGAACGGTGGCGTGGACCTTTCTAAGAAACCGGTTTGGATTGAAGGTCCGCATATCTACAAAGTGACCGGCTTTTACTACTTAATGGCCGCCGAGGGAGGCACCAGCGTCAACCACTCTGAGGTGGTTTTGCGCAGCAAAACCGTGACCGGCCCTTATATCCCGTATGAAAAGAACCCTATCTTAACCCAACGGCATTTGCCCGGTGATCGGCCAAACCCCGTATCGGCTACGGGCCACGCAGACCTGGTGCAGACGCAGAACGGAGACTGGTGGGCCGTATTCCTGGCCACTCGTCCGTACAGCGGCGCCCAGGACCATTACAACACCGGCCGCGAGACGTTCCTGGCGCCCGTTACCTGGAAAGAGGGCTGGCCCATTATCAACCCAGACCATGACCTGGTGCAGTACAATTACCCGGTGCCCAATTTGCCAGCCCAGAAGAAACCGGCCTTCCCGCTGACGGGTAATTTTAGCTTCCATGAAGAATTCAAAGGCACAACCTTGCCCATGTATTGGCTACAACTGAGAACCCCGCGCTACCAGTGGTATAGCCTGAGCAAACCCTTGGGAAAACTAACCCTGGAGGTGCGGCCAGAGAGTTTCTCTGAAAAGATGAATGTCTCTTTTCTTGCCCGCCGGCAGCAGCATGTGAAGGGAAGCGCCAGTACCGAAATGGAGTTTGCCCCAACCAAAGAAAACGAGTTCGCTGGCTTAGTGGCCTTCCAAAACAGTGAGCATTATTACGCCCTGGGCAAAACCCTTAAAGGAAATCAGCCGGTGGTGCAACTGCTCAAGGCAGACAAAACGGTGCTGGCTGAGAAAGTACTCACGGAGAAAGAAGGCAAAAAACCGGTCTACCTTAAGGTGAGCTTTAATGGCGGCACGTATGCCTTTTACTACGCCACCAAAAAAGGAAAATGGCAACTGCTACAGGACAACGTAGACGGCAAATACCTGAGTACCCGCGTGGCCGGCGGTTTTGTAGGCGTCACCCTTGGGCTTTATGCCACTTCTAACGGACTTCCTTCTACCAACAGAGCTTCCTTTGACTGGTTTGACTATGAAGGCAATGATGACATTTTTGAGAAGCCGTCCTTGACCAAAGCAAAGTAATAACAGGAAACCGAAAGGATTAAAAAGCGGGTCCAGTAGGGCCCGCTTTTTTTGTGCCTGGCAATTCTGTTTTGAGGCTGTTTTTAGGAATACAGGCTCAAAACGCCCACTTCAAAACTGTCTAGACCGGGCTCTATAAAAAAAGGCTGCCTCTACAAGAGGCAGCCTTTCCGTGAACTAAAATGAAAAATATTTCAAGGCCCAGTAATAGCTGAGCTTTACTTCAAAGGGTTAAATAAACCGGTTAATGAGGTTCTCCAGGTATTCCTGACGACCACTTTTCACGGCTGGCTCACCCTTCTCAATGGCGAAGGCCCTAAGGTCTTCCAGGGTCAGTTTGCCTTGCTCATACTCTTTTCCTTTGCCGCCGTCAAAAGAAGCGTAGCGCTCCTCGCGCACTTTCAAGAAGTCTGATTTTTGCAGGATGTTATCTGCCGTGATCAAGGCGCGGGCGAAGGTGTCGGCTCCGCCGATGTGGGCATAAAACAGGTCTGCGGGGTCAGTTGAGTTTCTTCTGATTTTAGCGTCAAAGTTCACTCCACCGCCCTGCAGGCCACCAGCTTCCAGGAAGATCAGCATGGCCTCAGTCAATTCGTTCAGGTTGTTCGGGAACTGGTCGGTATCCCAGCCGTTCTGGTAGTCACCGCGGTTGGCATCCACTGAGCCCAAAACGCCGGCATCGGCGGCCACCTGCAGCTCGTGCTGGAAGGTGTGGCCCGCCAGGGTGGCATGATTTACCTCAATGTTGATTTTGAAATCGCCCAGTAAATCGTGCTGACGCAGGAACCCGATCACGGTAGCGCAGTCATAGTCGTACTGGTGCTTGGTAGGTTCCATGGGCTTGGGCTCAATGAAGAACGTGCCTTTGAAGCCTTGCTGGCGGGCGTAATCTTTGGCCGTGTGCAGGAAGCGGGCCAGGTGCTCCTGCTCGCGCTTCATGTTGGTGTTCAACAGGGTCATGTAGCCTTCACGGCCTCCCCAGAAGACATAGTTCTCACCACCCAGGGCAATGGTAGCATCCAGGGCGGCTTTCACCTGAGCCCCGGCGTGCGATAATACCTGGAAATCTGGGTTGGTAGAGGCGCCGTTCATGTAGCGCTGGTGCGAGAATACGTTAGCCGTGCCCCATAGCAGTTTCACGCCGCTTTGGGCTTGCTTTTGCTTGGCGTATTCCACCATGGTTTGCAGGCGGCGCTCATTTTCTACTATGTCATTGCCATAGTCTACCACGTCCACGTCATGGAAGCAGTAATAAGGCATACCCAGTTTGGTGATGAACTCAAAGGCGGAATCCATTTTGGCTTTGGCGCGGGTAATCACATCTGAGCTTTCGTCCCAGGCGAAGTTGAGGGTAGGTCCCCCGAAAGGATCAGAGCCATTAGCGTTGAACGAGTGCCAGTACGCCACCGAGAACTTGAAATGCTCTTTCAGGGTTTTGCCGGCTACCACCCGGTTTTCATCATACCAGCGGTACGCCAGCGGGTTGTCAGACTCCAGACCTTCAAACTTGATTTGTCCTATGCCTTTGAAAAACTCTTTGTCACCAATTGTAAGATTTGCCATGGTTTTGATTATATGGGATGTAATGATTTAGTCTTGTAATTGTTTTTGCAGCAGCGCTTTCCAGTCCTGGTAAACGGCTTCATAGGAATCCGCCTGATTTGGCTCAATGAGCCGGAGGCGCTCAAACCGGCTAAAGGCTTCCTGCGGCGAGGAAAAGGCCTTCGCACCTATGCCGGCACCCAGCGCAGCCCCCACGCTACCATCGTTCTGGTACAGTTCCACGGGTACGCCTGTAGCATTCACAAAGGCCTCCGTAAAGAGAGGACTCAGGAACATATTGGCGTTACCGGCCCTGATCACTTTGGGGTTCATACCGTTCTCGCGCATAATGTCCAGGCCGTACCTGAACGTGAAGGCGATGCCTTCCTGCACTGCCCGGAACACATGCGCCTTGGAGTGGAGGTTGAAATTGAGATGGTGGAATTGAGCACCAATGATGCGGTTGTTAAACACGCGCTCGGCGCCGTTCCCGAAAGGGAAAATGCGCAGGCCTTCGCTGCCTACCGCCACTTTCTGGGCCTCGGCGTTCATCTGCGGGTAATCCAAGCCGTGGCCCAGGTTTTCCTTTACCCAGCTGTTCATGATGCCCGTGCCGTTGATGTTCATGAGCACGCCCACCCGCTTGGCATTGGGCTGGTAGTTCACGTGGGCAAAGGTGTTCACCCGCGACTGCGGGTCATAGGTCAGTTGGTCGCTCACGCCGTAAATCACGCCCGAGGTTCCGGCCGTGGCCGCCACCTCACCGGGGTTGAGCACATTCAGAGAAAGCGCGTTGTTAGGCTGGTCCCCTGATTTATAACTCACCGGAATGCCCGCTTTCAGGCCCAGCGCTTCGGCTACCGCCGAAGTCACCCGTCCGTGTTCTGAAAAGAGCGGCTTCACCTCCGGAATAATGTCTTTGCTAAACCCGAAGAAGCTCATCACATCCTCAGACACCTCGTCTTTCTGGAAATCCCAGAAGATTCCCTCAGACAGGGCAGAGGCGCTGGTGGTAATGTCACCCGTCAATTTCATCGCGATGAAATCGCCGGGCAGCATGATTTTATGAATTCTGTCAAAGGTGGCGGGCTCGTTTTCTTTGACCCAGGCCAGTTTGGAGGCGGTGAAGTTGCCAGGCGAGTTGAGCAGGCGTTCCAGGGCTTTTTCCTGGCCAATGTGTTCCAGGGCCTGCTGGCCATAGGGCACCGCGCGGCTATCGCACCAGATAATGGAATCACGCAGTACCTGTTGGTCTTTGTCAACCACCACTAGTCCGTGCATTTGGTAGGCGATGCCAATGGCCCCAATATCTTGGGGGTTATAGGCCCCGGAAGCGTTTACTTTCTTTACCGCCTGCTGGGTATGCTCCCACCACATCTCGGGCGACTGCTCGGCCCAACCGGGTTGCAGCGAGGTGATCTTTGATTCCGTTTCGGGAAATTGCGCAGAGGCCAGGCTCTTCTGCGTGGCGGCATCTACCACCGATACTTTTACAGAAGAAGTGCCTATGTCTATTCCTAGTAAGAGCATAAAAAGCGTTGTTTGGTAAGGTTGGTGCAGGAGGCTTTTATAATTTACACTGGGGCAAAAGAACCACCAGAATACTATTTATGCCAACGTTGGCATAAGTTTAAGGTTTTATTCTGAGAATTGAAAATTTACGGCCCTTAATCTGGTAATTTTTAAGGCAGGGAAAATCTCAAGGCTTTATAAAAAGGGAGGAAAAGCAAGTTTAGAGGATAGTCTTTTTGCCGCTTCAGTTAAGGAAAATGAAGGTGAGTTTTGTATTTTAGGTGATGCGTTTCAAGCCTGATTTCCTCAAAATGCACCTAAAAAAGGGACCTCAAACGTGCTGGTATGATTAAGTAGGAAAGTAGCCTAGGTGAAAGTTGCAAGGGCCCGGCTGTTTTGGGCCTGAATTCTTAAAAACGTGCCCGAAACAAAGGAAGGCAAGAGCCAGGGCCCTTATTACCAGAAAGCAATTGCCTATATTTAAGGCGTTAAAGAAGTAAAATTGAAGAAGACCACCATACATGACATTGCGCGGGAATTAGATGTGACATTCTCTACTGTTGCCCGGGCCCTGAACGACCACCCTGCTATTAGCGCGGCCACCAAAGCCGCCGTGCTGGAAACCGCCAAGCGTCTGAACTACCAGCAAAACAAGCTGGCTTCCTCGCTGCGGTCCGGCAAAAGCCATGTGATTGGCATTATTGTGCCGAGTTTGGACACCAGCTTTTTCAGTTCAGTGGTGCATGGCATGGAAAAGGTG
This Rufibacter radiotolerans DNA region includes the following protein-coding sequences:
- a CDS encoding glycoside hydrolase family 43 protein — protein: MKNKLLSAAAAFFTLAVLGFASLLPAAAQQKQTFQNPIFPGFYPDPSVLRVGEDYYLIHSSFAYFPGVPIFHSKDLVNWTQIGNILDRPEQLNLDGHNVSRGIFAPTISYKDGTFYMVTTLIDKGGNFVVTATNPAGPWSKPHWLPNVNGIDPSIFHDDDGKSYIMYNSDAPDNKPLYDGHRTIRMFEIDLKTMKTVGPQHLLVNGGVDLSKKPVWIEGPHIYKVTGFYYLMAAEGGTSVNHSEVVLRSKTVTGPYIPYEKNPILTQRHLPGDRPNPVSATGHADLVQTQNGDWWAVFLATRPYSGAQDHYNTGRETFLAPVTWKEGWPIINPDHDLVQYNYPVPNLPAQKKPAFPLTGNFSFHEEFKGTTLPMYWLQLRTPRYQWYSLSKPLGKLTLEVRPESFSEKMNVSFLARRQQHVKGSASTEMEFAPTKENEFAGLVAFQNSEHYYALGKTLKGNQPVVQLLKADKTVLAEKVLTEKEGKKPVYLKVSFNGGTYAFYYATKKGKWQLLQDNVDGKYLSTRVAGGFVGVTLGLYATSNGLPSTNRASFDWFDYEGNDDIFEKPSLTKAK
- the xylA gene encoding xylose isomerase is translated as MANLTIGDKEFFKGIGQIKFEGLESDNPLAYRWYDENRVVAGKTLKEHFKFSVAYWHSFNANGSDPFGGPTLNFAWDESSDVITRAKAKMDSAFEFITKLGMPYYCFHDVDVVDYGNDIVENERRLQTMVEYAKQKQAQSGVKLLWGTANVFSHQRYMNGASTNPDFQVLSHAGAQVKAALDATIALGGENYVFWGGREGYMTLLNTNMKREQEHLARFLHTAKDYARQQGFKGTFFIEPKPMEPTKHQYDYDCATVIGFLRQHDLLGDFKINIEVNHATLAGHTFQHELQVAADAGVLGSVDANRGDYQNGWDTDQFPNNLNELTEAMLIFLEAGGLQGGGVNFDAKIRRNSTDPADLFYAHIGGADTFARALITADNILQKSDFLKVREERYASFDGGKGKEYEQGKLTLEDLRAFAIEKGEPAVKSGRQEYLENLINRFI
- a CDS encoding xylulokinase, with the translated sequence MLLLGIDIGTSSVKVSVVDAATQKSLASAQFPETESKITSLQPGWAEQSPEMWWEHTQQAVKKVNASGAYNPQDIGAIGIAYQMHGLVVVDKDQQVLRDSIIWCDSRAVPYGQQALEHIGQEKALERLLNSPGNFTASKLAWVKENEPATFDRIHKIMLPGDFIAMKLTGDITTSASALSEGIFWDFQKDEVSEDVMSFFGFSKDIIPEVKPLFSEHGRVTSAVAEALGLKAGIPVSYKSGDQPNNALSLNVLNPGEVAATAGTSGVIYGVSDQLTYDPQSRVNTFAHVNYQPNAKRVGVLMNINGTGIMNSWVKENLGHGLDYPQMNAEAQKVAVGSEGLRIFPFGNGAERVFNNRIIGAQFHHLNFNLHSKAHVFRAVQEGIAFTFRYGLDIMRENGMNPKVIRAGNANMFLSPLFTEAFVNATGVPVELYQNDGSVGAALGAGIGAKAFSSPQEAFSRFERLRLIEPNQADSYEAVYQDWKALLQKQLQD